A region from the Triticum urartu cultivar G1812 chromosome 1, Tu2.1, whole genome shotgun sequence genome encodes:
- the LOC125545994 gene encoding LEC14B protein-like isoform X1 — protein MCSKRKTCHGGPSQQEQGSPAIANEVFVIDEEVSHLTRLKSEPSERTRACLHAGKSHISTFKLLSSRESNRSGFGRFSSADCSYALRKHLPVRGPWCVDSMDCAAYISQFSSDGSLLIAGFRGGRIRIYNADKKWKIHKDINCKSLRWTVSDIALSPDQQYLAYSSLTPTVHIVNVQNALKQSHANITDIHEGLNFSAADDESSFGIFSIKFSKDGHELVVGNSNESICIYDLGANKVTERIHAHVADVNAVTFADESSDVLYSGSDDSLCKVWDRRCHKSAKPVGVLAGHLDGVTFIDSRGDGHYFISNCKDQTIKLWDIRKLSSATKDCTPKAYEWDYRWMTYPSEARFLKHSYDQSLATFRGHSVLRTLIRCYFSPMHSTGQRYIYTGSSDQCVYIYDVATGNVVETLKWHESIVRDCSWHPHLPTLVSSSWDGYLVRWEATEDDDDPTTLNKGKQKMCPEGYTFTL, from the exons ATGTGCTCCAAACGGAAGACGTGTCATGGAGGACCATCTCAACAAGAGCAAGGCAGTCCTGCAATTGCTAATGAAGTGTTTGTCATTGATGAGGAGGTTTCCCATCTTACTAGGCTTAAATCAGAGCCAAGTGAGAGAACTCGTGCATGCCTTCATGCTGGCAAGAGCCATATCTCTACATTCAAGCTGTTGTCATCAAGAGAATCCAATCGCTCAGGATTTGGTAGATTCTCTTCAGCCGATTGCTCTTATGCTCTTCGCAAACACCTACCAGTAAGAGGCCCGTGGTGCGTTGATAGCATGGACTGCGCAGCATACATCTCACAATTCTCTTCGGATGGTTCTCTACTAATTGCTGGGTTTCGG GGAGGCCGTATCAGAATCTATAACGCTGACAAAAAATGGAAGATCCACAAGGATATAAACTGCAAAAGTCTGCGGTGGACAGTATCAGATATTGCTCTCTCACCTGATCAACAATACCTA GCATATTCCAGTCTGACCCCTACTGTTCACATAGTAAATGTTCAGAATGCTCTGAAGCAGTCACATGCTAATATTACA GACATTCATGAGGGTTTGAATTTTTCTGCTGCTGACGATGAATCCTCCTTTGGAATATTTTCAATAAAGTTTTCAAAAGATGGCCATGAACTTGTTGTTGGAAACAGCAATGAGTCAATATGTATTTATGATCTTGGAGCAAACAAAGTGACAGAGCGCATTCATGCTCATGTG GCTGATGTTAATGCGGTCACGTTCGCTGATGAATCTAGTGATGTCTTGTACTCCGGAAGTGATGATAGCCTCTGTAAG GTGTGGGATAGGCGCTGCCACAAGAGCGCGAAACCAGTAGGTGTTTTGGCAGGTCATTTAGATGGAGTTACATTTATTGATAGCCGTGGAGACGGGCATTATTTCATCTCCAACTGCAAGGACCAGACTATTAAACTATGGGATATCAGAAAATTGTCCTCGGCTACGAAGGA CTGCACACCGAAAGCATACGAATGGGATTACAGATGGATGACCTATCCATCAGAAGCCCGATTTTTGAAGCATTCATATGATCAATCGCTAGCCACATTCAGAGGCCATTCGGTGTTGCGCACACTTATCCGTTGTTACTTTTCCCCAATGCACAG CACAGGTCAGAGGTACATATACACAGGATCCAGTGACCAATGTGTCTATATTTATGATGTG GCCACTGGAAACGTTGTCGAAACACTCAAATGGCATGAATCGATCGTCAGAGATTGTTCCTGGCACCCGCACCTCCCGACGCTCGTTAGCTCTTCGTGGGACGGCTATCTGGTAAGGTGGGAAGCAACGGAGGATGACGACGACCCAACGACCCTCAATAAAGGGAAACAGAAGATGTGTCCAGAGGGATACACATTCACGCTGTAG
- the LOC125545994 gene encoding LEC14B protein-like isoform X2 gives MCSKRKTCHGGPSQQEQGSPAIANEVFVIDEEVSHLTRLKSEPSERTRACLHAGKSHISTFKLLSSRESNRSGFGRFSSADCSYALRKHLPVRGPWCVDSMDCAAYISQFSSDGSLLIAGFRGGRIRIYNADKKWKIHKDINCKSLRWTVSDIALSPDQQYLAYSSLTPTVHIVNVQNALKQSHANITDIHEGLNFSAADDESSFGIFSIKFSKDGHELVVGNSNESICIYDLGANKVTERIHAHVADVNAVTFADESSDVLYSGSDDSLCKVWDRRCHKSAKPVGVLAGHLDGVTFIDSRGDGHYFISNCKDQTIKLWDIRKLSSATKDCTPKAYEWDYRWMTYPSEARFLKHSYDQSLATFRGHSVLRTLIRCYFSPMHRSEVHIHRIQ, from the exons ATGTGCTCCAAACGGAAGACGTGTCATGGAGGACCATCTCAACAAGAGCAAGGCAGTCCTGCAATTGCTAATGAAGTGTTTGTCATTGATGAGGAGGTTTCCCATCTTACTAGGCTTAAATCAGAGCCAAGTGAGAGAACTCGTGCATGCCTTCATGCTGGCAAGAGCCATATCTCTACATTCAAGCTGTTGTCATCAAGAGAATCCAATCGCTCAGGATTTGGTAGATTCTCTTCAGCCGATTGCTCTTATGCTCTTCGCAAACACCTACCAGTAAGAGGCCCGTGGTGCGTTGATAGCATGGACTGCGCAGCATACATCTCACAATTCTCTTCGGATGGTTCTCTACTAATTGCTGGGTTTCGG GGAGGCCGTATCAGAATCTATAACGCTGACAAAAAATGGAAGATCCACAAGGATATAAACTGCAAAAGTCTGCGGTGGACAGTATCAGATATTGCTCTCTCACCTGATCAACAATACCTA GCATATTCCAGTCTGACCCCTACTGTTCACATAGTAAATGTTCAGAATGCTCTGAAGCAGTCACATGCTAATATTACA GACATTCATGAGGGTTTGAATTTTTCTGCTGCTGACGATGAATCCTCCTTTGGAATATTTTCAATAAAGTTTTCAAAAGATGGCCATGAACTTGTTGTTGGAAACAGCAATGAGTCAATATGTATTTATGATCTTGGAGCAAACAAAGTGACAGAGCGCATTCATGCTCATGTG GCTGATGTTAATGCGGTCACGTTCGCTGATGAATCTAGTGATGTCTTGTACTCCGGAAGTGATGATAGCCTCTGTAAG GTGTGGGATAGGCGCTGCCACAAGAGCGCGAAACCAGTAGGTGTTTTGGCAGGTCATTTAGATGGAGTTACATTTATTGATAGCCGTGGAGACGGGCATTATTTCATCTCCAACTGCAAGGACCAGACTATTAAACTATGGGATATCAGAAAATTGTCCTCGGCTACGAAGGA CTGCACACCGAAAGCATACGAATGGGATTACAGATGGATGACCTATCCATCAGAAGCCCGATTTTTGAAGCATTCATATGATCAATCGCTAGCCACATTCAGAGGCCATTCGGTGTTGCGCACACTTATCCGTTGTTACTTTTCCCCAATGCACAG GTCAGAGGTACATATACACAGGATCCAGTGA